GTGTAAAAAATTCACTGTGCGTGTTTGAATACATCTATTTTTCACGACCCGACAGCATCATCTTTGGACAATCAGTACACGAGATGCGCCTGCGCATGGGTGCAATGCTTGCAAAGCAAGCACCGGTTGATGCTGATATTGTAGTACCAATCCCTGACTCATCAGTGTGTGCCGCATTAGGTTATTCCCGAGCAAGCGGCATACCCTACGAAATGGGAATGATACGCAGCCACTACATAGGCCGCACGTTCATTGAGCCAGAACAGCGCATCCGCGACTTTGGTGCCAAGATAAAATTCAATGTGGTTCGTTCAGCAGTTGAGGGCAAACGCATTGTGGTAGTTGACGACTCAATTATGCGTGGTACTACCATGCGAAAGATTATCAAGATGTTTAGAAAAGGCGGCGCAAAGGAAATTCATGTGCGTATCTCAGCACCACCAACACGCTTTCCCTGTTTTTACGGCATTGACATCCCTACCCGCTCAGAGCTTATTGCATCGTCACATACCATTGAAGAGATTCAGAAATATCTGCGGGTAGATTCACTTGCATATATGACAGTGGAAAGCATGCTCAAAGCTCTTGATGTACACCACGGAAAATTTTGCACAGCATGCTTTGATGGCAACTATCCTGTTGAGTTTCAGGAAGCCGATGATTACCAAAAATGCCTGTTTGACGACACGGTTGCATGCGGCGATTACTATTAAAAACGCTTGACATAATTAGCACAAATTTTTCTTTGTTATGTATACAGGTGACTAGCTCAATTGGTAGAGCAGCGGTCTCCAAAACCGCAGGTTGGGGGTTCGAGCCCCTCGTCACCTGCATTGCTATTGTATGAATCCTCATATCACTACCATCCAGTTTGATGCAACCACTTTCTGTATCGATGAGGGTTTGCTGCAACTGCTTACAGCAAAGGAACACTCCCATGAGCTATCGCCCAAAGGCATTCATAATGATATCTTTCAAATATTTACATCTGACCACAATTTTGGCGATAGCTCCGGCAGCAGTCAACACTCGCATTCTTATTTAGCAAAAAGACTACTGCAATTGTTTCCCATTGCACAGACTGTGGCTCATCCAGTAGCATTTTATTACATAGTAGAACATCACAGTCCAATCTCACTGCCAGCCAATATTTTTGATTCATTTCCAGTGTATCCTTTTATTGCTACTTTAGGACAAAAATTTGATACATGGTGTAATAAGCTTTCAACTATAAGCCAACAGTACACTGCTCACATCATTGGATTGTGGTTTTTACACAGATGTGTACAGAACCTAGCTTACACTTTTAATATAGGCAAAAGTTACTGTGCACTATATCCAGGGTCATTTGATGCATTGCCCTTGATGTATAACCACACACTGTATTCACTTTTTGAAAATGAAGTGCACCAAGCAGGAATAACCATAAACCAAGCATGCATGTTTACACCACTTTATACAGTTGCTGGTTTTATAGTACCCAATACAAATCACAAGGGCTGTGCAATCTGCACCCTAGCGCAGTGTCAGTTCAGAAATATCTTGACATAATTACATGCTAATCATAAAGCTCTATGAACGCACAACAATGCATCATCAGCAACTACTATTCATTAAAAACTAATATTTAGCAATACACTGATATGATACTTACACACCCTGCATATTGTAATCGCCCCACACGAGCAGAAATATCACTGCCTAATCTAAGAAACAATTTTGCCATTGTGCGCTCTTTAATTGCACCAGATGTTAAAATTATGGCAATGGTTAAAGCCAATGCGTATGGTCATGGCATTGTGCGCATATCACAGGAGCTCATTAAAGCTGGCGTTGACTATTTGGGCGTTGCATACTTAGAAGAAGCGTTGTTTTTACGACAACACGGAATTACTATACCAGTATTGGTGTGCGGTGCTATCAACACCGAACAGATCCCTGAATTTATAGTAAACGACGTTGCAATAACAAGCTCTTCTATTGATAAATCAAAAGCAATACATAATGCTGCCAAAGCAATGGGCAAAAAGGCATTGGTACATTTAAAAATTGATACGGGTATGGAGCGAATAGGCGTTCATTGGTACAATGCAGAAAAATTTATAAATGAAACAATGGCATTAGATGGCATTGAAGTTATTGGTGTATTTTCACATTTGGCAAAAGCGGAATCCGATGCTACGTTCACACAACAACAGATTGATCGCTTTGCCACAATAGTAGAATATATGGAAAAAAAATCAATACTGCCACCATATGTACACCTTGCAAACTCTGCAGCAATTATTAATCATCCTCAATCACACTTTACCATGGTTAGGCCAGGGATAATGTTATATGGATACAATCCAAATGGTTATAATCCTGACATTACTTTCAATGGCCGCTTTTTACAACCGGTCATGACGCTTAAAACAAAAGTTTCATTTTTTAAAGTTGTTCCACCTAACACCGGCATAAGCTACAACCACTTATACACAACGTCACAGCAAACACGAGTGGTAACACTGCCAGTTGGTTATGGCGATGGATACAGCCGCCATCTTTCTAACAAAGGCCAAGTGATAATCCGTGGCAAACGGTATCCGGTAGTAGGAGCTGTATGTATGGATCAGATAATGGTAGATATTGGACCTGACGGCACTGCATACAATGGTGATGATGTACTTCTGTTTGGCCAAATGGATGGCTACACTATTCCCCTAGAATCTCTATGCGAAAAGATTGGCACCATTACGTACGAAATACTCACAAACATAAGCCCNNNNNNNNNNNNNNNNNNNNNNNNNNNNNNNNNNNNNNNNNNNNNNNNNNNNNNNNNNNNNNNNNNNNNNNNNNNNNNNNNNNNNNNNNNNNNNNGCCCTCGGGTACCACGCATATATATTGATTAACAACTAAATTTTAATTGACATAATCCTTAAATTATAAATTATCTTCTTCTATCGTTTGGGAGGAATGTAATGATTAAAGATGCAATGTATTATGATTCGTACAAAGAAGATCGCGATTTAATTTTAGAATATAATCAAACTTCTTTAGCTGATGTCAACTTAGTCAACATAATTGGTATTGGTATCGATAACTGCACACGTCAGCAGGCTGTTGTCAAAGTGCTTAGAATGATTGAAGAGGGTGGTGTGCACCATGTTATGGCACTCAATCCCTACAAACTTCATCGCATCACCACAAATAATGATCTCAATCTTATTGCCTCAAAAGCTGATTTACGATTAGCAGTTGGAGCAGGAATCCCATGGGCTGCAAAGTTTTTAGGCAAACCATTAAAAGAGCGCATTCATTTTATGAGCTTTCTCATGGATTTAATACGAATAGCTGAAATAAAAGAAATTACCATTTTTATGGTTGGTGCAAAGCCAGAGATTATTGAACAGGCGTACGCAAACATTAAAAAATCATTTCCAAAGATCCGCATAGTAGGTCGTCATGGTGGATATTTCAACAAGGAAAGAGCTGCAAGTGTCATTGAAGCCATGCGCAAATCCGAAGCACAAATAATACTTATTGGACTTGGTTTTCCAAAGGAAGATAAATGGATACATGAAATAAAAAACCAGTTTAAAAATACAGTATTTATTGGTATTGGTGGAAGCATAGATATCATTTCGGGTCAGAAACGAAAAGCACCTGCATACTTTATGGAAAAAGGGTTGGACTGGTTCTATCGTATTATTACCCGCCCATGGCGGTATACACGTTTGGTGCGACTTCTTCTATTTTATTTACAAGTTGTATGGCAGCGGTTACGACGATAAAAAAACGCAGGTTTCAAATTTAACTTTTAGCATTATTTATACATTATCTATCGCTCGTACTTACCCGGTTTTGCTCTGGTATCACGAGCTTTTTGTAATTCCGACTGAGTTACCTGACATCGGCCTAAAGTAAACCATTCAACAATTTCCTTCTTGCCGCACGTGCGACAATAGAACACTGCTTTTTTATCCTGTGCCCATTCATTGACTTCAACATAGCGAGAACCGCAGTTGCGGCACAAAATTACAGAAACATATTCCATTAAAAGCCTCTTTATTTATTGTATTTTTACAGCAATAACTGATATATCTTCTCGCTGAGCCAGTCCTTGCATAAATTCTTTTACTTTTGCAAGTAAACCCTCAATACATTCAGATGGATCATCATACTGACAACAGGTATCCATAACTTGTTTTAAACCAAAAAGGCGTGCATTGCGATTTTTGCAATTCACAATGCCATCGGTGACAATTATAAACATATCATTTGCCATAAGTTTCACAACAACTTTTTTACCATCTTTTGCATACGAAAAACGCAGGTAGCGAGCAATACCATCCCTCACTAAAATTGGATACGCTTCCCCTGTATTCATAAAGGTCAGCATGTGAGAATCCATATTTATCATGCCATAAAACAAAGAGACAGTTTGTATGTTATGTTCTTTAACTACCTGTAATGTATTAATAAATACCGGACCTACAGCATTTTTATAGATTGTCATCATTCCCTTTAATATTCCGTTAACTAATGAAGCATTGAGAGCACCCGGAACACCTTTATTATGCACATCGCATAAAGCAATACTTAATCCATTTGATGTGTGTTGCAATTCATAAAATTCGCCACCAACTTCACGTGCAGGAAGATAGCGTGCAGCCACTTTGCATGATCCATAATCTTTGGAAATTGCTGGATGAAGTGAATGCTGAATAGAGCGTGCTGATTCCAGTTCATGGCGCATGCGAGCTTCCTCAATAGCATGCTCAAAAAATATTGCATTCTGTACAGCAAGTACCGCCTGATCAGCAAACGCCATGAATAAATGCATATCCTCATCGGTAAATGCGGGTCGGTTAATTGGATTAATAGCCTGTATTACACCTAAAAGCTTGCCTTTATATAACAATGGCACACAAATAATTGAACGTGTTGTAAAGCCTGTTTGTTTATCAAAATTGGGGTCAAACCTGTTATCTGCGTACACATCATTGACAAAAACACCTTTTCGTTCCCTTGCAACCCATCCAGCTATACCCTGCCCCATTTTTACTCTGTACTTTTCCTGCAATTTGTCTCCCGCTTCACCCAATGCTACCTTAAACACTAGTTCATTGGTTTTCTCATCGTAGAGAAATAACGTACTGGCTTCAGTTTCCATTATCTCTTTAATAATTTCCATGATAATTGTGAACAATTTAGCCATATCAAGGGTGGAGTTAATTATACGGTTTATCTCAACAAGCTTGGAGAGATTATGGAGCTGTCGCTCAAGATACTCTAATGTATATTTCTGTTCATTCATACGTATTATTATTCCTTCTTATGTATTTGTCTATATTTTTTGTCGGTTTATATATGTAAATAATATACATTGTTATGCTTTTATATATATAAGGCTGAACAACAGTCAATAAAAATAATGGTAAATGTTTAAAATATTTGTCATTCCTGCTTAAAAAAAGTGCTTGTATTTACAGTATATTGTAACAATGATATAGCAAAATTGGAAAAAGTAGCTTATAAAAAAGGTAAATTGCTATGACCTACCTCATCGATGGCTACAACCTGATATATAAATTTCCTCATTTAGAAGAATTAATGCTTCAGGACAACCTTACCCAAGCACGGAAGGAACTTTTGGACTTATTAAAAATTTTTGCTAAA
This is a stretch of genomic DNA from Spirochaetota bacterium. It encodes these proteins:
- the alr gene encoding alanine racemase — its product is MILTHPAYCNRPTRAEISLPNLRNNFAIVRSLIAPDVKIMAMVKANAYGHGIVRISQELIKAGVDYLGVAYLEEALFLRQHGITIPVLVCGAINTEQIPEFIVNDVAITSSSIDKSKAIHNAAKAMGKKALVHLKIDTGMERIGVHWYNAEKFINETMALDGIEVIGVFSHLAKAESDATFTQQQIDRFATIVEYMEKKSILPPYVHLANSAAIINHPQSHFTMVRPGIMLYGYNPNGYNPDITFNGRFLQPVMTLKTKVSFFKVVPPNTGISYNHLYTTSQQTRVVTLPVGYGDGYSRHLSNKGQVIIRGKRYPVVGAVCMDQIMVDIGPDGTAYNGDDVLLFGQMDGYTIPLESLCEKIGTITYEILTNISP
- a CDS encoding WecB/TagA/CpsF family glycosyltransferase, whose protein sequence is MIKDAMYYDSYKEDRDLILEYNQTSLADVNLVNIIGIGIDNCTRQQAVVKVLRMIEEGGVHHVMALNPYKLHRITTNNDLNLIASKADLRLAVGAGIPWAAKFLGKPLKERIHFMSFLMDLIRIAEIKEITIFMVGAKPEIIEQAYANIKKSFPKIRIVGRHGGYFNKERAASVIEAMRKSEAQIILIGLGFPKEDKWIHEIKNQFKNTVFIGIGGSIDIISGQKRKAPAYFMEKGLDWFYRIITRPWRYTRLVRLLLFYLQVVWQRLRR
- a CDS encoding GAF domain-containing protein, translating into MNEQKYTLEYLERQLHNLSKLVEINRIINSTLDMAKLFTIIMEIIKEIMETEASTLFLYDEKTNELVFKVALGEAGDKLQEKYRVKMGQGIAGWVARERKGVFVNDVYADNRFDPNFDKQTGFTTRSIICVPLLYKGKLLGVIQAINPINRPAFTDEDMHLFMAFADQAVLAVQNAIFFEHAIEEARMRHELESARSIQHSLHPAISKDYGSCKVAARYLPAREVGGEFYELQHTSNGLSIALCDVHNKGVPGALNASLVNGILKGMMTIYKNAVGPVFINTLQVVKEHNIQTVSLFYGMINMDSHMLTFMNTGEAYPILVRDGIARYLRFSYAKDGKKVVVKLMANDMFIIVTDGIVNCKNRNARLFGLKQVMDTCCQYDDPSECIEGLLAKVKEFMQGLAQREDISVIAVKIQ